From the genome of Saccharomyces eubayanus strain FM1318 chromosome X, whole genome shotgun sequence, one region includes:
- the YMR1 gene encoding phosphatidylinositol-3-phosphatase YMR1, whose translation MEYIKIAKVSNVVLHRRGTATEGTLHLTTHHLIFESPQLSTEFWFPYPLIYGVHKNPGSTLLSKLTSTNQIQLEGTDSQNYRLYQGKDLWSFVNIKIIGKDYVVFSLDFGSDLHLQARKVYESILNLTVVGNINKLYAFIYMSNNLERKLPAPNSWEIYDPVREFQRQGLDHNDESCPWRLSMINEQYEFCPTYPSQLFVPRSTSDTLLQHASKFRSQKRIPVLTYHHKATDCNILRSSQPLPGLINQRSIQDEKLVWECFSSFFNTDIKRTKHVIVDARPRTNALAQMALGGGTENMDNYNFFLADSNLGVDNNIKLPTVTRLFLGIDNIHIVSNTAAYMTEIICQAGDLNLPLEQNLIKSQKFTNWLKLNTLILKSVDMLLKSMIFNHSNVLVHCSDGWDRTSQVVSLLEMCLDPFYRTYEGFMILVEKDWCSFGHRFLERSGHLNSDVRFHDNTMHSLFNDGDTNGDSFDMDQDDYGEDDGGDDEDTNLINISKISKKFNNNFKLNKKSLKFVSPVFQQFLDCVYQLLTQNPDLFEFNERFLRRLIYHLYSCQYGTFLSNNEKEKFQQDLPNKTKSVWDYFRSRKKQFINPNFVQRDNSVKDDEEVAEDEKVEWISPDLKKIQWWWQLYGKKDSEMNDELRHKKGSSSLPMDKNTKEHCNSDGSKGLNLSIFGFDMFNRK comes from the coding sequence ATGGAGTACATCAAGATTGCTAAAGTATCAAATGTAGTACTGCATAGAAGAGGCACAGCCACCGAAGGTACTTTGCACTTGACTACTCATCATTTGATCTTTGAGTCCCCTCAATTATCGACGGAATTCTGGTTTCCCTACCCACTGATTTATGGAGTGCATAAAAACCCGGGCAGTACCTTACTGTCAAAATTGACGTCCACAAACCAAATCCAATTGGAAGGCACAGATTCGCAGAACTATAGGCTCTACCAGGGTAAGGATCTTTGGTCATTCGTGAACATTAAGATCATCGGGAAAGACTACGtggtcttttctttggatttcGGCAGCGATTTGCACCTACAAGCGAGGAAAGTGTATGAGTCCATCTTAAATTTGACTGTCGTCGGCAATATTAACAAGCTATACGCTTTTATTTACATGTCTAACAACTTGGAGAGGAAATTGCCCGCGCCCAATAGTTGGGAAATATACGATCCAGTTAGGGAATTTCAAAGGCAGGGACTAGATCATAATGACGAGTCGTGCCCTTGGAGACTATCTATGATTAACGAACAGTACGAATTTTGCCCGACATATCCCTCCCAACTGTTCGTACCGAGGTCTACATCGGATACGCTACTCCAGCATGCGTCGAAATTCAGATCGCAAAAGAGAATCCCTGTTTTAACTTATCACCACAAGGCCACAGATTGTAACATTCTCAGATCATCACAACCATTGCCGGGGTTGATCAACCAGAGGTCAATTCAAGATGAAAAACTGGTTTGGGAATGTTTTagctctttttttaatacAGATATCAAAAGAACCAAGCACGTGATAGTAGACGCAAGACCGAGGACCAATGCGTTGGCGCAAATGGCCTTGGGTGGTGGGACAGAAAACATGGATAACTACAATTTCTTTCTAGCAGACAGTAATCTAGGTGTCGATAACAATATAAAATTGCCCACCGTGACAAGATTATTTCTCGGTATAGATAACATTCATATTGTTTCCAACACAGCTGCATATATGACGGAGATCATCTGCCAAGCTGGCGATTTGAATTTACCGTTAGAGCAAAATCTGATCAAGTCCCAAAAGTTCACCAATTGGCTGAAATTGAACACTCTTATTCTCAAATCAGTTGATATGCTTCTaaaatcaatgattttCAATCACTCCAACGTGTTGGTTCATTGTTCTGATGGGTGGGACAGGACCAGTCAGGTTGTTTCTCTCTTAGAAATGTGTTTGGATCCGTTTTATAGAACATATGAAGGGTTTATGATTTTAGTGGAAAAAGATTGGTGTTCCTTTGGTCACAGGTTTCTGGAACGAAGTGGCCATTTAAATTCTGACGTCAGGTTCCACGACAACACCATGCACTCGTTATTTAACGACGGCGATACTAATGGCGATAGTTTCGACATGGACCAAGACGATTatggtgaagatgatgGTGGAGATGACGAAGATACGAACTTAATAAATATAAGtaaaatatccaaaaaatttaacaacaatttcaaactgAATAAGAAGAGTCTAAAGTTTGTTTCCCCGGTCTTCCAACAATTTCTAGACTGCGTATATCAATTATTGACGCAAAATCCAGACCTATTTGAGTTCAACGAAAGATTCCTTAGAAGACTAATATATCATTTATATTCATGTCAATACGGAACGTTTCTTTCAAACaacgaaaaggaaaagttTCAACAAGATCTGCCGAACAAGACCAAAAGTGTTTGGGACTATTTTAGGTCTAGGAAAAAGCAGTTTATTAATCCAAATTTTGTACAGAGGGACAATAGCGTAAaggatgacgaagaagttGCAGAAGACGAAAAAGTGGAATGGATTTCACcagacttgaaaaaaattcaatggTGGTGGCAACTGTATGGAAAAAAGGATTCAGAGATGAACGACGAATTGCGCCATAAAAAGGGTTCTTCATCACTACCCATGGATAAAAATACTAAAGAGCACTGCAATTCCGATGGATCTAAGGGCTTAAATCTCTCGATTTTTGGGTTTGATATGTTTAATAGAAAGTGA
- the PXP2 gene encoding Pxp2p, giving the protein MNQILNAQRLIQLSQFHPKLKNIWYLVAAATFSVCNEPQEIPKLYHYAMLLSNDNAHMYRFTLASQTIDLLRSDSQIRKTLINENYQQPTFFQKQLTAKFREVILRTGPLAGLPKAINGLTVLRETTPDVLLPHLDSIDPWDAAMGNSSPFSETAMRRKHDKTIQERDHTIQNGLRHWNSIYNKVSTRVVNNLNSSYPDLWYYTLAHVYGPLFSFDEILSAQETSLVIIASLVPQDVNPQLRGHLKGALNIGCDKETVEAVRGLAILVSQWCGIQWKSGVVKV; this is encoded by the coding sequence ATGAACCAGATACTGAATGCGCAAAGACTGATACAATTATCGCAGTTCCATCCtaaactgaaaaatatatgGTACCTTGTTGCCGCCGCCACTTTCAGTGTTTGTAACGAGCCACAGGAAATACCCAAACTGTACCATTATGCCATGCTACTGAGTAACGACAACGCTCATATGTATAGATTCACATTAGCCTCACAAACCATTGATTTACTTCGTTCAGATTCACAAATAAGGAAAACTCTAATTAATGAAAACTATCAACAGCCGACgttctttcaaaagcaacTCACAGCGAAATTCAGAGAAGTAATTCTTAGAACGGGGCCCTTAGCAGGCCTTCCAAAGGCCATCAATGGCCTCACTGTGTTAAGGGAAACCACTCCGGACGTTTTGCTACCGCATCTGGATTCAATAGACCCATGGGACGCTGCCATGGGTAATAGTTCTCCGTTCTCAGAGACTGCCATGAGAAGGAAACATGACAAGACAATCCAGGAAAGAGATCATACCATACAAAATGGGTTACGGCATTGGAATTCCATATATAATAAAGTTTCCACCCGTGTGGTGAATAATCTGAACTCCTCGTACCCAGACCTGTGGTATTATACACTAGCTCACGTTTATGGCCCATTATTCTCATTTGATGAGATATTATCCGCGCAAGAAACGAGTTTAGTAATAATCGCCTCTTTGGTTCCTCAAGATGTCAACCCTCAATTGCGTGGGCATTTGAAAGGTGCACTGAATATAGGCTGTGATAAGGAGACTGTAGAAGCTGTCAGAGGATTGGCTATACTCGTATCCCAATGGTGTGGTATCCAATGGAAATCCGGTGTTGTAAAAGTATAA
- the NNF1 gene encoding MIND complex subunit NNF1, whose translation MANTHGIRYIRLKQVFNRALDQSISKLQSWDKVSSCFPQYVNTKQGAINVANCQRQLTEFWTELCQREFKEIIEERDVEQKLNELDELIAEAKDRYMGGGLNDGDERPAIDELSSKELVECHVYSQRIHAVQEIDERLAKVNEMNDQLARELDDLEAQVDAEKQEINEMYDEYLGSHTDQPVNGLLLQSLSDMVLELKENY comes from the coding sequence ATGGCGAATACGCACGGCATACGATACATTCGTTTGAAGCAGGTCTTCAATCGTGCATTGGATCAATCGATTTCGAAATTACAGAGCTGGGACAAAGTGAGCTCATGCTTCCCGCAATACGTGAACACCAAGCAAGGCGCTATAAATGTTGCCAACTGTCAGCGACAGTTGACGGAATTCTGGACGGAGTTATGCCAAAGGGAGTTCAAAGAGATCATAGAAGAAAGGGACGTGGAGCAGAAACTGAATGAGTTGGACGAGCTAATCGCGGAAGCCAAGGACCGTTACATGGGAGGTGGCCTCAATGATGGAGACGAGAGGCCCGCAATCGACGAACTTTCCAGTAAGGAGCTTGTGGAATGCCACGTCTACAGCCAGCGGATACACGCCGTGCAAGAGATAGACGAACGGCTGGCGAAGGTGAACGAGATGAACGATCAGTTAGCTCGGGAATTGGACGACCTAGAAGCACAAGTGGATGCGGAAAAACAGGAGATCAACGAGATGTATGACGAGTATTTGGGCTCTCACACGGACCAGCCGGTGAATGGACTGCTGCTGCAAAGCCTGAGCGATATGGTTTTGGAGTTGAAGGAAAACTACTAG
- the RSM7 gene encoding mitochondrial 37S ribosomal protein uS7m, with the protein MLHSARRHLLCRPRLLWQSGLGTARFQSSLRAPANEPLAEGQVDEWLEAINELKTEFSSKDYLPETSLAPPGQSKIDLLHGPHTEAKTRPTTXQLEQWEALKSVPIPPRKDPTLDHITNMIMRHGKKEKAQSMLSKALYLVYCQTRQDPIQALERALDDLAPLMLTKTFNTGVAKASVIPVPLNKRQRNRIAWNWIVQSANQRVSSDFAVRLGEELVAISKGTSSAFDKRDQIHKTAIAHRAYIQLK; encoded by the coding sequence ATGCTGCATTCTGCGAGGAGACATTTGTTGTGCAGGCCACGTCTATTGTGGCAGAGCGGTCTCGGGACTGCTCGTTTCCAGTCTTCGCTGCGAGCACCGGCCAACGAGCCCTTGGCAGAGGGCCAGGTCGACGAATGGCTCGAGGCCATCAACGAGCTGAAGACTGAATTCTCTTCAAAGGACTACCTGCCGGAAACTTCGCTGGCGCCCCCAGGCCAATCCAAGATAGACCTCTTGCATGGCCCGCACACAGAGGCCAAGACCAGGCCCACCACGGRGCAGCTGGAGCAGTGGGAGGCGTTGAAGTCCGTGCCCATCCCTCCACGCAAGGACCCGACGCTGGACCACATCACCAACATGATCATGCGCCACGGAAAGAAGGAGAAAGCGCAGTCCATGCTGTCTAAGGCGTTGTACCTGGTGTACTGCCAGACCCGGCAGGATCCGATCCAGGCTCTGGAAAGGGCGCTGGACGACTTGGCCCCTCTCATGCTCACCAAGACTTTTAACACGGGTGTGGCCAAGGCCTCGGTCATCCCCGTGCCGTTGAACAAAAGACAGAGAAACAGAATTGCTTGGAACTGGATCGTGCAGAGCGCCAACCAGCGGGTGTCCAGCGACTTTGCCGTGCGTCTGGGCGAAGAGCTCGTCGCCATCTCTAAGGGCACCTCCTCCGCCTTCGACAAGAGGGACCAGATTCACAAAACCGCCATCGCTCACAGAGCATACATCCAACTGAAGTAA
- the TDA4 gene encoding Tda4p → MNANTTTSAIGFASPFEKLSFFPHSPNLILAHLHEIIFSFIFYQFAFSVVAPFLNRVIFRKHYTTIHDPLLKVDFDVHTVSMIQAAITNTVLLPTLATPMHYNVVTYADSYSSMVSSLSVGYFLWDLTMCMRHFKLYGLEFTGHALGSTYVFLLSLRPFCQPFIGRFLIYEASTPFVNMNWFIVQCNAKSKNSIPLWFNVVNGFLLMAVFFLVRICWGTLASALLFKQMWNVRDELPKVSAAIMMSLNIFMNFLNVLWFRKMLRLVKKLTKSTSPKLD, encoded by the coding sequence ATGAATGCTAATACTACCACCTCGGCGATCGGGTTTGCCAGTCCTTTCGAGAAGCTGTCGTTCTTCCCGCACTCGCCCAACCTGATACTCGCACATCTGCACGAGATCATCTTCAGCTTCATCTTTTACCAATTCGCCTTCTCAGTCGTCGCACCGTTCTTGAACAGGGTGATCTTCCGCAAGCATTACACCACGATCCATGACCCGTTATTGAAAGTTGATTTCGACGTCCACACCGTGTCGATGATTCAGGCTGCCATCACGAACACCGTCCTGCTGCCCACCCTCGCCACGCCGATGCACTACAATGTCGTCACCTACGCGGACTCGTACAGCTCAATGGTCTCCTCGCTAAGCGTAGGCTACTTTCTTTGGGACCTGACCATGTGCATGCGTCATTTCAAGCTTTACGGGCTCGAATTCACCGGCCACGCCCTTGGATCCACGTACGTGTTTCTGTTGTCCTTGAGGCCGTTCTGCCAGCCCTTCATCGGCAGGTTCCTCATCTACGAGGCCTCCACCCCCTTCGTCAATATGAACTGGTTTATCGTGCAGTGTAACGCGAAGAGCAAGAACTCCATTCCGCTGTGGTTCAACGTCGTCAACGGCTTCCTGCTCATGGCCgtgttcttcttggtcAGAATCTGCTGGGGCACTCTCGCATCCGCCCTCTTGTTCAAGCAGATGTGGAATGTCAGAGATGAGTTGCCTAAAGTCTCCGCCGCCATAATGATGTCGCTGAACATTTTTATGAACTTTCTGAACGTCCTGTGGTTCAGGAAAATGCTCAGGTTAGTCAAGAAACTTACAAAGTCTACCTCGCCTAAGCTCGACTGA